From Panthera tigris isolate Pti1 chromosome D3, P.tigris_Pti1_mat1.1, whole genome shotgun sequence, one genomic window encodes:
- the NOC4L gene encoding nucleolar complex protein 4 homolog isoform X2 translates to MGHRSEDPEETQEAVRACSRLFGALLERGELFVGQLPSEDTVMAGSQGATRKYKVWMRHRYHSCCNRLRELLAHPSFEVKELALSTLMKFVQLEGAHPLEKPKWEGNYLFPRQLFKSVVEGLLSPEEDHSLLVSRFQEYLEHDDIRYHTMQAATGVVGQVADRYPEVPPAFWNHAFALLSAVSLPCQEISFSSFYVKHAELSHKWKVAHLKEHKKAFQLMWLGFLKHKLPLRLYKKVLVIMHDAILPHLAQPTLMIDFLTRAYNVGGAISLLALNGLFILIHKHNLEYPDFYRKLYGLLDPSVFHVKYRARFFHLADLFLSSSHLPAYLVAAFAKRLSRLALTAPPEALLMVLPFICNLLRRHPACRVLVHRPLGPELDADPYDPAEDDPAKSRALESSLWELQTLQRHYHPEVSQAASVINQALSVPETSIAPLLELTAFEVFERDLKKKRGQESVPLEFLPAQGLLGRQDDLCAQHFTLS, encoded by the exons GGTCCCAGGGGGCGACGCGGAAGTACAAGGTGTGGATGAGACACAGGTACCACAGCTGCTGTAACCGCCTGCGGGAGCTTTTGGCCCACCCCTCCTTTGAGGTCAAG GAGCTGGCTCTCAGCACGCTCATGAAGTTCGTACAGCTGGAGGGAGCACATCCCCTGGAGAAACCCAAGTGGGAGGGCAACTACCTGTTCCCTCGCCAGCTTTTCAAG TCGGTGGTGGAAGGCCTGCTGTCTCCGGAGGAGGACCACTCGCTGCTGGTGTCCCGGTTCCAGGAGTACCTAGAGCACGACGACATCCGCTACCACACGATGCAGGCGGCCACGGGTGTCGTGGGCCAGGTGGCTGACAGGTACCCCGAG GTGCCGCCCGCTTTCTGGAACCACGCCTTCGCGCTGCTGTCTGCCGTGAGCCTCCCCTGCCAGGAGATCAGCTTCTCCAGCTTCTATGTGAAACACGCTG AGCTGTCGCACAAGTGGAAGGTCGCTCATCTGAAG gagCACAAGAAGGCCTTCCAGCTGATGTGGCTTGGCTTTCTCAAGCACAAG CTGCCCCTCAGGCTGTACAAGAAGGTGCTGGTGATCATGCACGACGCCATCCTGCCCCACCTGGCCCAGCCCACCCTCATGATCGACTTCCTTACCCGCGCCTACAACGTGG GGGGCGCCATCAGCCTGTTGGCCTTGAACGGACTTTTCATCCTGATTCACAAGCACAACCT CGAGTACCCTGATTTCTACCGGAAACTCTACGGTCTCCTGGACCCGTCTGTCTTCCACGTCAAGTACCGGGCCCGGTTTTTCCACCTGGCCGACCTCTTCCTGTCATCCTC CCATCTGCCCGCCTACCTGGTGGCTGCCTTTGCCAAGCGCTTGTCCCGCCTGGCGCTGACGGCGCCCCCCGAGGCCTTGCTCATGGTGCTGCCCTTCATCTGCAACCTGCTGCGCCGACACCCCGCCTGCCGCGTGCTGGTGCACCGCCCGCTGGGCCCCG AGCTGGATGCCGACCCCTACGATCCCGCAGAGGACGACCCGGCCAAGAGCCGCGCCCTGGAGAGCTCGCTGTGGGAGCTGCAG ACCCTCCAGCGGCATTACCACCCTGAGGTGTCGCAGGCCGCCAGCGTCATCAACCAGGCGCTGTCGGTGCCTGAGACCAGCATCGCACCCCTGCTGGAGCTCACGGCGTTCGAG GTGTTCGAGCGGGACCTGAAGAAGAAGAGGGGCCAGGAGTCGGTGCCCCTGGAGTTCCTCCCGGCGCAGGGGCTGCTGGGCCGGCAGGACGATCTCTGCGCCCAGCACTTCACGCTCAGCTGA